A segment of the Zonotrichia albicollis isolate bZonAlb1 chromosome Z, bZonAlb1.hap1, whole genome shotgun sequence genome:
TGTTGCATCTGATCCATTACTATAAGTGTTTACAAATTTGCTTCTAGAACAAGGGTTTTGGCACAGATTTTTTCATGAAACATGGAACCAGAATGCAACATTATGTGGAATACTAGACCCAGAATCTAGTTCACTTATAATCACTTATATTATTTCTAattataaaagtaaaaaatattctAGAAGTGAAATATGATAGAAAAAAAACTCCGAGAACCATATGTAAGATGGCTATGCAAAATAGTATTATTTTAAAGGTCTATAAAAATGTTAAGAATGGTACCTAAATTTTATTAAGTAAATACTTCTCAAGCAACAATACCTTAGTTAGTTATGACTGAATTCAGTCATTCAGTCAATTTACATAATTCAAAACATTTACATCCAACTTACCATCACAGATCAAACAATGCTATTCCTGTCTCCCCATTCTATAACATTTACCAAATACAAAACAAATTTTAAGTCTGTTTAGCAATTATTCCATAAATTCGATAGATTTAAAATGGACATTTGATGAGCCTTTCCCCATCTGAACTTTCTTCATTCTTCATTTATAACTAACAGAAATTTTACACAAATGCACTTGAAGAAATTAGGTCATAATAATACATTAATTAGTGTTCATTAATTATTTTGCTGCAGTTATACCTGAGGTACTGACTTTACTCATATGTTAAAACaataaaacagtgaaccagtgAACACGTTCACTCTGCAACTAATTACTGTACTGGGGAATGATTAGATTAAGATGGTGGTATGGAAAAGACAAGACACATACAAAGCCCTGGCAAGTATCCATCCCAGCCAACATGCTCAAGCTATTCCTAAACAAAGCACTGCAAAGAAGGAACTACATTCACAGCTAGAAGAATATTAAAGAAATTCAACTATgttaaacaataaaaaaccaaaaaaacctaaaTATGTCCTGCTCTGATGTATGTAAAAAAATAGGAAACAATTATATTTAGTCTAGCTTAGGGCCCTATGCTCTGAAATACCAGTCCATCACATAGCTACATCTAGTCCTACAACACAAAAATGCTGTCACTGTATGACTTTAAAAGCACTTCCACAGCTTTTACTGCAGTAACATACTAACAAAACAAATTCAAACATCGTCTCAAAAATATTCTCTGGTTTACAACATCCTTGAAATCACgcttggaaatggaaatataaCACTGTAATGACAAATTTTGGAACACTCAAGGAAACTTCAAAAAGCAGTGTAGTTACAATTCCAAGTAACCAAAGTAATTCCACTAAGTCCCCTTCAGATACAGCATCTGTTCATGAGTTAAGCACCACGAAAGCAGAAGCACTGTTTTTTCATGGCACCAGATTTCCCTCAATTCCATGACGTAAGTAATCATAAAAGAACAAACTAGAATCACAACTAATAGAAAGAGAACACTGATTTAGAATATTGAGCGTTAAAGGTGCATATTTTTTCAGAGGTGGGTTTGGGTACTTGTCTTAATGTTGTGCCAAGGAACTGAGACATGAGACTGAACAGTGTTTCCACATAAGATGATCAAAACTGCATGAACTGACACCACAGAGTTTTTCAAGTTAGTTGTGCTCAAAACcagaagtaatttttaaacCCAGGAATACCAAAGTAAGATTATTTATGTAATTAGGGGAGACAAAAATACATCAAATACACTTTCTTTTACAGAAATGTGTAGTTTTGTACTCTACCAGTAAAGCTCAGTGGGTCTACTGTGAATATAAGGGTTCATGTAACCTGAGTACCATACCAGATACCTTATTTCACTGTGAGCAAAACAATCTCTCAAATGTGATACAGGGTTTAAACTGAAAGTGGTACTGTTCCTGTATTTGATATATCAATAAAAAATGCTAACAATTAacagtttgaattttttttggagagcaggaaaagagggagaaCTAGACAGCAAGATTTTGCCACATTTGCCAGGTGTTTGAAGACAAATGAAATTGTGATTCACAGAATAATTATCTTTCTCAGAATGAATATTGAAAAGCTAGGAACAGCCTCAGTTttctttaaagaagaaaaaaacacacaGAACTTTAAGGATAACAAAAATTATGAACATTATGCTGTCACTCTTCCATATTCAATCTTCTGCTTGATGGCTCTAACAAGACAATGAATGGATGACTGAATAAGAGAAAACTGAGCCACTTAGTCACAGCTGATCaatctgatttaaaaaaatgtagcaCTGACACAAAATAATGACTCAATAACCCTCCTGAAAGAAACTAATAGTATATGTTCCATATGTAGTACTCCAATAGCAATGTGACAAAAGAACATTGATCCACAATTCTGACATCTCATTTGGCAGCTCCAGGAGATCAACACATGACAAAACATATTTGACAAAGAGTTATAATTTCACTCACCTCTATAGCTATGACTTCCAAAAATAACACCTACATTGAATAGCATAGAACACTATCTGTTAAAAGGCTGACAACACAATTTTTTCCATTAGTATATATGTGTTTTGAGCCCATCGTATGCCCGCAAGCATAAATACCATTGCCACAGGAAAAAACTGCTGACCTGCTAGTGAAATCTAAGATATGAGTCATCACCCTCTAAGAATGGTGCTTGATGGACTGATACAAGTCTATATGTGCAAGATCTTAAGTTAGTGATCCTCAAAATTCAAGAATTAAGGCTTCTATTGTAAAAATAAGGTTGTTTTGAAGATAATGAAAAACTTTCAAGTTTCAGTTTTCACAGTGATTTAACAAGCATAGTACCAAACCTGATTTGCTAATTCATTCTTTATCTACCTAGTAAGTCTCTTCTGCAGCCTACTCTGTATGGACTTTGTCAGTTAAAGAGCCATTTCTCACACTATGCTTTTCAGCACTCCAAGGCTCAGAAGTATGTTAAGGAGTCATGCAAGCTGATCCAACATAGACCCAGCCTACTTCCAGCATGATTTATTAGCTTAATGCTCCATAACCAGTGCTGAAACCACAACAATGCCACATTGCCACTTAAAATACATTAAGTGACCAAAAAATTTTCTCTCAGCACTTCACTGCTTTTACTgattaataaagaaataaaaatgtaatgtaGATACACAGAATCTCTCTTACTTCTACCTTCAACTACACTTTCACCCTCTTTTAAATAGACATTGGCTGAATAAGAGTTGGTGGTGAGTCAATTCCTTAACTCCAGGATTAGTAGCTGTCAAAAGCAATCGTCTGCATTATTTGTAAACTAAATTATGCTTAAGATGAAAGTAATGtagaaggaaatgaaagaggACATTTTCACAACAAAATAACACctaaaaagagaacaaaattaAGAATAAGATGATATGGTGTTGTATTTGCCAACACATACTTTCTCCATCTCCATCCTTATCAAATTCTTCAATCATAGCTCGCAGTTCTTCATCAGACATATTTTCACCCAATTCTCTAGCAACCCGGCGCAGGTTCCTCAGACTTATTTTACCAGAGTCATCATCATCAAACAATTTGAATGCCTTGAGTATTTCTTCTTGAGGGTCTCTGTCCAATATCCAATCTGTCACTGCAAAAAGGATACTTTAGTTagacaaaaaaattcaaaaaggcTAACTCAGAATGACCTTTGCAAACTAGGACAGTATGAAGAATACACATCTGATTTCACCTGTTCTTACATTTCTATAGAATTCAATGTATGTATTTGTTTGGCTGTTGCCTGACCTCTCTTTCTCGCCTCTGTTTTCCAAAGTTGAGCTCCTCTTGGGGACATAACTGCTGCAGTAGAAAGCTGCATGGCAGTTCAGTCACACTTTCCACACATTTTCCAATAGGAATTTAAAgtatacgcaagatgcctctctttcaaaattccaaattttcagaaaaaaagcacCATCAACTCTTTTAGATGAAggtgtgaatttttttttactttacatGCTTTCATCAGGAGAGAATTTTGAGCTGGGGAGAACACTGAAACAGTAAGTTCCACACAGAAcctctcttttaaaaataaaaccacactAACACAAAAAGCTCCCATAACCAACCAACTGATCACATCCCGGCCCCCaacctgaaaacaaaaaaagactaAGCACAGGGGCTATGAAGAGGATGCTGCTATGAATTACAAGATGTTTATTCTGAAAGGATTCTTCAAcctttattattcttttcaaGACAACCATTTGTCACTTTCTGCTACAGAAAATACAAACTTGCCTGGTGAAATATGAAGCAATTGCTTCAGAGTAACCAACAACAATTTATCTCCACATCTTTGGACCTATGAGGCTTGTATTGCAGGGCTAGTCTTGTATTATCAAGCCCTTAAAATCACATCAACACTGTTTGCACAGAAAGAACCACTTACCATCTGCTCCTAACTGCAGATGGAATGTCTGCTCTGGCTTAGCTAACTTGagaggaaagaatttttcatgCTCATACAAGCCAACTACAGCAATCAAGTTTATTTATCTGCAGATTTACcctaaatttaaatattttcttttaaaatcacaGTGCTGCAAGACAGTATTACACAATTTGAAAAGTGCTACTTTTTGTTGCAAAAAGAcaactgaaaaataataaaatgtctTTAAATACAAAACTATACAAGCCAAAATATACTTGCATCTTTATGTATTTCAGTTGAACATAAAATTAAGAGAAATTGATGGCTCAAGAATTGCTTACCTATATTCAGCTGCTCTTCACAGTTAATGTCTCAATAAGCTATTTTATCTTACTCCCCAGTCTTTCTGTGAGAAGTGATATCATATTTAATGCTGTGTCAGTCATATGTCACCACAGCAATACGCTACTTCAACTCAAGTTTTCCAACAGGTTCAATCCCCTTCTAAGTATATACTGTACTTTCTACAAGAATTTCCTGGCTTCTTGCAGCACTTAATAACTCTTGATAttgagaaaacaatgaacatgACTGGGCATCGGGAATATAAAAAGTAATTGCATGGTAATTACAGTATATTCattttatataatattacaCAATATAATATGCAAATTTAAGACTGGTGTTACTATCAAATCAATACACTAATTTTTATCCTAATACTTCCACACACACTTTATAAATCAGAAAAGACCCAAAAATAATGTTCTCTAACTTGGAATATAACTATAAAAATATTACTTGTCAAATAATTAAATGCTGCCACATTTCAATCACTAATTCTTATGATACATTAAGATGATTGCTATTTGTAGTCAAGAGCAAGTACTGGGGATTTGGGTGTTTTGTTCCATAAAATCTCCAGAAATAAAATACCTTGAAGAAATGAACTATCATGAGCATAATGAACTATAATGGACATAATAAGCTAGAAATATAAACCCACACAGATTGTTTTTGGTAAACATAAATTGTATGCAAAAGCATAAATTATGCGTaacaaaaatcccctaaaatctTTAAAGAAACATCAAGTCTTAAAATTCTGCAGATCACCCCAAATTCAAAGTACATGAAATTTCACAATATGCAAATTTCAGATGAAAGACACAACTAATGCTCCTGCCTCTATCAGCAGTTGAAAATTCTTGTACAATATTCAAAATCTACTTCAATTTCTCTAATCTTTTTTCTATATGAAGTCTGTAGTTTGCTTGTCGGTGTATGCATTCCTTCTCATGAAATTCAACGCCAAATACCTTTTCCACAGCAGGAAGAATTTTACAGAGATCCATGAACAGGACAAGAACATCTACACTTTAAACTAGCATTTATTCCTCTGTTTAAACTAGAAAGAGTTTGAAAGAGATTGATACCCTATTTCCTTTTATACTGTAGCTATAATTCATCTCTATATATCAAATCAAGAATTCAGCAAACAAATATTTAACTTCCTTTACTACTGACCTATattaaacaaaatattaaatgaaaTCTCCCACTTCTGTTTCTTAAATAATTGAAAAAGCTCAGAAAGTACAGCTTTGAAATTGTACTCACTATTATAGGCTAAATATCTCTAGAAGTAGAAACACAATCAAACACATACCAACTTCATTAAAATCTTCAAAAGTGATCTTGCCTGTTGATTCGCGATCATAATCTTTAAGTATTTTCAGGACATCAGCTTTTTTCACATCAAAACCCAAGGCTCTCATTGCCACCTTTTGGAATAAAATGGAAGTGCAGTCATAGATAAGGactaaaataaacatttaataggttttccttttaatttcatttattacCTTCTTTCCAAGAGAGAAAAAGCGTATCAATGGTTTAGtaacaataataaataaataaaaataaaagagcttGGGATATTAAAACCATTTAGAACTACTATTAGGAAATGGAACATCCAGTTAcagtgagagaaaaaaaccccaaacctttgCATTTTCAGGGATTTTACAGACTGGACCAAATCCATCTCACAACAAGTAAATTTATTCCTCATctctaaaataatttcaaaatcttATTTTAACACAAAACTGGAAGTCATTCTGCAAATTGTATGCAAGCGTATGTTCATGGATTTACAGGTCCTACAAGACTTTTAACTGCTTTTCTAGTCAGCCACAGAAGCCAACCTGCATTTTACTTTTCCATTAGTGTAGAAGTCCACATTTAGTTTCCCATTTCACCTCAGAAGGCAATTGCTCACAGCACACAGCACCCTAACTTCCTCCAAACTGATGAATACAGGCTAACCACATATGGAAAACCACTGAAGTAATTATTCAAAATATGCTGATTTTGTACAGGAGACAAGTAGTTTTCTTCTTTATGTGTTTCTGCTCTTTCACAGTATTAGCTTCAGGGCGACAATATTTGATTAGACAGCTAAGAAAGAGCTTTTCAAGTAATGATGACAGCTGGGAATTCAAAGCATAATTCAAACCAGAAAAAGCATAACCGTAACCAAGAGAATGCCCAGTACAACTCTAGTCACAGTGACTTCCAGCAAAGATAAAGTAAGTAAACTGTGAAATAAAGAGAAGGGAATTGTTCTGCCTAACACACTCCTGTAGCAGCAAATTAAGTATAAATAGgacttttctccttcaaattACTTGGTAGAGTCACACTATAGAGCCAATACACTGAAGTAggcattctttaaaaaaaaaaacctcactctATGTGACTGAAACACTGGCCTCTCCAAAGCTACTTTTTGTTCTTGATGTCTTAATTAGAATAAAAATGGATAAAAGATTTACAGCGAATTTAGTGAACCCCATTTACTACTCTGTAGACTTTCTGTGGGAGGCCTTACCTGGAAAGACATCCTAAACTCCATCTGCTAATAGCTATCATAAGGAGCATCCTTCTTTGGGAAGGGCAACTACTGAACCTCCCTCAAAGAGCACACCTTATTCCTACAAATCACAGGCTTTCTTTTGAAAAACACAGGTAAGCTTTGGTTTGTAGTCAACAGTTTTACAAATTTAATTTACATCTTTTACTTACTTATCTGAAACCAACACCAAGCTTTAAGTTTTACAGTGTTTTAAAAAGAATCAAACAGTTTTTCAAGAGTTCTTCCCTCTGTCCAAGGTTATCCTTGGACAGTTTTTCCATCTGTCCAAGCTCATCCCAGGTCAACAATTATACCAGGGTTATTTAGAATGCTATTGCACATGAAGTATATAAATTGGGCAGAAAAGCTGATTCTTACACCAACAgaatatttcccattttttctttattttttcctctgctccttTAACCCAGCAACACATCTTGAAGGAAGTTTTTAAAGATATAGCCAGGATCTTAAGAATTCACTATGGAACAAATATATTATCAGCTATAAAACTGCttaaatgaaaagaaacttCTACCTTTAATTCATGATAATTTATCGCTCTATCCTTGTCTGTATCAAACAATTCAAAGGCATCTTTAATTTCTTGCTTCTGTTCCTCAGTCAGctctcttcttttcttcttcttagtTTTGTCTACTGAGAGCTCATTCCTacataaagaaaaggaaacGTAGTGTAACAGATTTCTACTGGGAAGATGCCACTGTAGATAACCTTTTCCTCCAATAAGAAACTCACCATAATTTTAGGAATCACTACCTTACTTAGTCAGTATTTTCCCAGCTTGTATTCCCAGTTTAAAATAACATCAGAAATAGACAATTACCTTGTGAAATCTGAATGACATCTCCCGGCTCCCAcccaaaataaaaccagcagAGGCATTTTTGTTAATAAGCagcaacaataacaacaacaaaaaaagagggTAGAAAAATTACCAGTGAAAAAGGCTTCTTGAGGTTACAAACTAGATTAGCAGTTGAAATTATACAACTCATGAAAACAGCTCGTTTCTACACtgtagcttaaaaaaaaagtgaaacaaatTTGGGGACTGACAGGCCCGTGGAAGCCAAACTAGGCCAGACAGTCTGGCTACTAAAGTTAGCATTAGGTGCTACAAATCAGCTTTGTTGCCTGTTCTCAGATAAATAATACttgcaggatttttttaaaattctttagaTCCCACACATACACATTGTTTTGAAGATCTTTTGCTCTGCTTTGGTATATACAAAAGAGAAAAGCCCTCCAAATCAGCAAATCTTGCTCAAAGACAGCCCCCTTTTCTTTGGCTAGTCTAGGAATAAGCTTATGTTTTTAGAGGAAACATCCTAGTAAAAGGATAAGGGACAATAGCTACAAAATTTAAGGGAAAGAactgcagctggaggagaaaCGGCAGCTGGACCTAAGGGAAAACATTTTCCCAGTGCATATGGTGACATGTTAGAACAGTTCCACTGGGAAGGAGTCTCCATCATCAGAAATTTTTTTAACTTGACTATAAAAGGCTCATGATCCTCAGCCATCTTTATGTAGAAGGCGCTGTGATCAGAAAGCTGGACTAAATGACTTCCGTAAGTTCTTCCTAACCTAAATTACTGTATAGTTTATGTTATACTCTCAGGAatgttttttttattctcatttgTCCTTTTGCATTGAAAGCAGTATGAGTGCTGTATCACCTAGTGTAGAATGCATAAAGATTACTAATCAGAAAACTGCAAGATTAATTTTCTAAATCCCTTCTAGTAAGCTACTTTATACCCTTCATTGTTGACACTTTGCTAGTTTTAATCAAATCCTAAGCTTAAACACTTATCTAGCTTTTAACAACCACTGaagcaaaaatcccaaatacaGACAAGAAAAGTGCAAGCTGCAGAAGCTGAACCTGCTTCAAAAATCACAATACTCTCAAAGAGTAAGATGCCTTTAACAGACCAGCTGAGACAGTAAGATTTCACACAGGCTTTGGATTACTACAGCTCTTGAAAGGACTAAAATAACTCAGAGCTGGCTACGTAATTAGGGTAGCTCAGATCTAGGGAGCCCAGATTTTGTGAGCTACGATGAAGAAATCAATTTATAAATCTGAAAGCAGATTAATACCGAACTTTACTGAAAAAGCAATCTTATGAATACTTAAGTATTCATTTAGTGCTTAGTATAAAATAATTGatcaaaagaaaaagcagtatTTAAATACAAGCAGCTCAGTGCCACTTCTGCAGCTACTTTAACCATAGTAAGCATGAAGTTCTTAGACTTGAAAATTAAGGATAACAGCTGCCATGAAAGCGTATTAATTACACTTGAAGACAAGTATTTGCCAGGTACAGGGATTCATAAGCCAGGCTCCTTTATGCAATAGCTACTAAATCAGAatttagaaacaaaataaagcCGAGCCATTTAACTTTATGCCGATTCACAGGCCTTTTGAAAGCACATCAGACAACCCAGAAGCGAACCTCTCAAGGCCAGGCGCGCCGGACCCTTCCCTCTTCCGGCAGAGAGACGGGTCCGATCCGCCCCCGGCCGCGCCAAAGGGATCAGATGTGACCGGTTGGAGGCCGGGGACGACCCAGGCCCCGCCACGGCCTTGCACGCCCCACCTTCCGCCAAGAGCTCCCGAACGGGGGACGGCCCTGAGGGATCCCCACCCGCGCTCCCGAGCGGAGGAAGCAGGAAAGCGCCGTGCTCGTACCGACCTGAGGGCCAGGCTCATCGTGCCGCTGCGGGGCAGCCGGGTCCGGCTAACGCGCTCCCTCCCCTCTGCACGGCCCGGCCGCGTCCGAACCCCAGCAACGCCGCGCGCCTGCCCTGGACGACGCCTTTCAAGCCGCGCCCCCAACAGTCACCTATGCCTGATTGGCCGAGGGTCGATAAACTCCCGCCTGCGAGTCCTAGGCGCTCTGCTATTGGCTGAGATGGTGCCACTCAGGGCGGAAGGGGCggtccctgctctgagctggcgATGGCTCCTGGCAGCGCCTTCGGCCGTTGAGCCGTTTCTGCTGCGAAACGGGCAAGATGAGAAAGTTTTCCTAAGGAAGGATGTTTCTTGATgtttgatcttgattttcaAACCTAATCAAAAAGAAAGGAGATTTAATCCTTGAAATAGATAGACGCTACAAAGCAAGCTTAAAGTGATGTCCAGGCGttataaagaaaaatcttttgttGGAATTTCCTTGTTAAGGTCTAGCTCACGACGTGTTTCAATGATGTCAGACAAACAATTCAGAATTTCTTGGCCACAAGGACATTTGGCAGAACCCCCAAAATACAGAAGGAATTATTAAAGGCAACTCAGCAACTGTGCTGAATCAGCTTCACCTCCAGCAGACCACATACCAAGCTGCCCACCGACTCAAGGACTGGGCATGTGAACTAATTAGCATGAGAAGTAA
Coding sequences within it:
- the CETN3 gene encoding centrin-3 isoform X1, coding for MSLALRNELSVDKTKKKKRRELTEEQKQEIKDAFELFDTDKDRAINYHELKVAMRALGFDVKKADVLKILKDYDRESTGKITFEDFNEVVTDWILDRDPQEEILKAFKLFDDDDSGKISLRNLRRVARELGENMSDEELRAMIEEFDKDGDGESMCWQIQHHIILFLILFSF
- the CETN3 gene encoding centrin-3 isoform X3, whose product is MSLALRNELSVDKTKKKKRRELTEEQKQEIKDAFELFDTDKDRAINYHELKVAMRALGFDVKKADVLKILKDYDRESTVTDWILDRDPQEEILKAFKLFDDDDSGKISLRNLRRVARELGENMSDEELRAMIEEFDKDGDGEINQEEFIAIMTGDI
- the CETN3 gene encoding centrin-3 isoform X2, with product MSLALRNELSVDKTKKKKRRELTEEQKQEIKDAFELFDTDKDRAINYHELKVAMRALGFDVKKADVLKILKDYDRESTGKITFEDFNEVVTDWILDRDPQEEILKAFKLFDDDDSGKISLRNLRRVARELGENMSDEELRAMIEEFDKDGDGEINQEEFIAIMTGDI